The following proteins come from a genomic window of Solea solea chromosome 3, fSolSol10.1, whole genome shotgun sequence:
- the LOC131456345 gene encoding shaker-related potassium channel tsha2-like, with product MTVVPGENLDETVALAALCAHDACYDPERAEVNQECCERVVINISGLRFETQLKTLAQFPCTLLGDPRKRMRFFDPLRNEYFFDRNRPSFDAVLYYYQSGGRLRRPVNVPVDIFMEEIKFYELGEDVIENFKEDEGFIKEEERPLPESEFQRQVWLLFEYPESSGPARGIAIVSVLVILISIVIFCMETLPEFREESRTFDDQQQQQQQLQLLAVNGTARAKKPNPFTDPFFIVETLCIIWFSFELLVRFLACPSKPAFFKNIMNTIDIVAIMPYFITLGLELAEHQGNGQQAMSLAILRVIRLVRVFRIFKLSRHSKGLQILGKTLQASMRELGLLIFFLFIGVILFSSAVYFAETDDPESTFSSIPDAFWWAVVSMTTVGYGDMCPVTIGGKIVGSLCAIAGVLTIALPVPVIVSNFNYFYHRETEHEEQLQYTHVTCGQHPTSFGEFKRSDSKPSLCKSDFVDSEDAESIKFTNCSPHKAQCAGKLTDV from the coding sequence ATGACAGTGGTGCCCGGCGAGAACCTGGATGAGACTGTGGCACTGGCCGCGCTGTGCGCGCACGATGCCTGCTACGACCCGGAGCGAGCCGAGGTGAACCAGGAGTGCTGCGAGCGCGTGGTCATCAACATCTCCGGGCTGCGCTTCGAGACGCAGCTCAAGACGCTCGCGCAGTTCCCGTGCACGCTGCTGGGCGACCCGCGCAAGAGGATGCGCTTCTTTGACCCGCTCCGGAACGAGTACTTCTTCGACAGGAACAGACCCAGCTTCGATGCCGTCCTCTACTACTACCAGTCCGGGGGTCGCCTCCGCAGACCCGTCAACGTCCCCGTGGACATTTTCATGGAGGAGATTAAATTTTACGAACTTGGCGAGGACGTGATTGAGAATTTCAAGGAGGACGAAGGTTTCATTAAGGAGGAGGAGCGACCGCTGCCCGAGAGCGAGTTCCAGCGGCAGGTATGGCTCCTGTTCGAGTACCCGGAGAGTTCTGGTCCCGCCAGAGGCATCGCCATCGTCTCCGTGCTCGTCATCCTCATCTCCATCGTCATCTTCTGCATGGAGACTTTACCGGAGTTCAGAGAGGAGTCGAGGACGTTTgatgatcagcagcagcagcagcagcagctgcagctgttggcCGTGAACGGAACCGCGCGCGCAAAGAAGCCGAACCCCTTCACGGACCCGTTCTTCATCGTGGAGACGCTGTGCATCATCTGGTTCTCCTTCGAGCTTCTCGTGCGCTTCCTCGCGTGCCCGAGCAAGCCCGCGTTCTTCAAGAACATCATGAACACCATCGACATCGTGGCCATCATGCCGTACTTCATCACGCTGGGTCTGGAGCTGGCGGAGCATCAGGGGAACGGGCAGCAGGCCATGTCGCTGGCCATCCTCAGGGTCATCCGCCTGGTGCGGGTCTTCCGCATCTTCAAACTCTCCAGACACTCCAAAGGTCTGCAGATCCTCGGGAAGACGCTGCAGGCGAGCATGCGGGAGCTGGGcctcctcatcttcttcctcttcatcggCGTCATCCTCTTCTCCAGCGCGGTCTACTTCGCGGAGACCGACGACCCGGAGTCCACGTTCAGCAGCATCCCGGACGCCTTCTGGTGGGCGGTGGTTTCCATGACGACCGTGGGATACGGGGACATGTGTCCGGTCACCATCGGCGGGAAGATCGTGGGCTCGCTGTGCGCCATCGCCGGCGTCCTGACCATCGCGCTCCCGGTGCCGGTCATCGTCTCCAACTTCAACTACTTCTACCACCGCGAGACGGAGCACGAGGAGCAGCTGCAGTACACGCACGTGACGTGCGGCCAGCACCCCACGTCCTTCGGGGAGTTTAAGCGCAGCGACAGCAAACCGTCCCTGTGCAAGTCGGACTTCGTGGACAGCGAGGACGCGGAGTCCATCAAGTTCACCAACTGCAGCCCGCACAAGGCGCAGTGCGCCGGGAAGCTGACGGACGTGTGA